From Halanaerobium saccharolyticum subsp. saccharolyticum DSM 6643:
CCCAAAGTTTAGCCTGCATTCTTTCCATAATTTCATATCTTTTTTCCTGGTCAACCTCTTTCAGCATTTCTGCAAAGATCTGGTCCATCTCTCGAGATTCTTCACTATCCCAGTTACTAATCCATTTATTTGTACCGGTCCAGCCTTGATGAATTTGAGGATCAGGCACTATTTTGATAAATGGAGAAAGGTGCATATGCCAACCTTCTTTTCTAGCTCTTCTTTCGACAACAGTTGGACGATCAAAAAGCTGAAGTTCAACCTCAATTCCTATTTTTTCTAGCTGATCTTGAATAGCAATTGCTCCCTGTCTTTCCATTTGATTATCTTGACCACTTAAAATAACAAGTGGTTCTCCATCATAGCCTGCTCTGTCAAGAAGTTCTTTTGCTTTTTCAGGGTCATAAACTCCATAAATACCTTCGCCAGCATCAGGAACATGCCAGGGGTTGCCTTCCTCATGTAAGGCTGATTCCAGACGCCAGAACTCAGAGTCTCCAATCATTGCATAACCTAACTCTTCAAAGTCTAAAGCATATACTATTGCCTGACGAGCATACTTATTATTAAATGGTGCTTCAGCGTTATTGAAAATTAACATCGACATCCGATCAGGATAAATAATTACATTTTCTATATTCTGATCCATTTCAAAGATTTGATATTGATCTCTTGGAACTTCTTCGGCAAAATGAAACTGTCCGGTTTGAACTCCAGAAACTCTAACCTGAGCATCAGGAATAAAATTAAACACAATTTCATCTAAATAAGGGATTCGCTCACCTGCAAAAAATGAACCTTCACGTGGACTTGGCGTATAATCTTCAAAACGAGTTAATACTAACTTCTGATCTGGGACCCATTCCTCATATTTGTAAGGTCCTGTACCTACATGGCGATCAATAACATCATTACCAAACTCTTCTACTACTTCTTCTGCCCTTACCACAAATTTTTGATTTGAAACAGGAGAAGCCAAAATATTTAAAAATGGAGCATATACTTCTTCAAATTTAAAACGAATATTATACTGATCTATCTTTTCTACTTTTTCGAAATATGGAGCTATCAAGCCACCACCATTATTCAATTCAAGCCATCTTCTAAATGAAGCTACTACATCATCAGCATTCATTGTCTGGCCATTATGCATCTTAACATTTTCTCTCAACTTAACTTCATAAACCAAACCATTCTCTTTTATTTGATAGCTTTCTGCTAAGTGGGGAGTTAAATTAAGATTTTCATCAAATTCGAATAAGCCTTCATAAACATGATTCATCATCGCTGTAATTAAAGAGTCTGTAGAATTATCACTATCTAAGTGGGCTACTGACATCTGAAAAGCTGCATTCAATGTACCTCCAAAACGTTCTTCCTCTTGAGCTAAGACCGTCGAGCTAAACAACAAAGAAAAAATGATAAGCATAACTAACAAACTCAACTTTGTTTCTTTTTTCATTTCTTAAACACCCCTTTATTATTTTTTTAAAGTATTTTTTAAATGCGGATCTAATAAATCACGCAAACCATCCCCCAGTAAATTTAAAGATAAAACTGAAAGGATAATCATAATTCCTGGAGCAAGTATCATCCAGGGTGCAACTACCATATATGTCCTGGCATCGGTCACCATAGCTCCCAAACTTGGTTCAGGTGGCATAATGCCCACCCCCAAAAAACTGAGTGCAGCTTCATCCAAAATTGCTAAGGCAAAATTAAAGGTTGCCTGAACCATAATCGGAGATGCCGAGTTTTTAAGAATATATTTAAAAATAATTC
This genomic window contains:
- a CDS encoding ABC transporter substrate-binding protein, producing the protein MKKETKLSLLVMLIIFSLLFSSTVLAQEEERFGGTLNAAFQMSVAHLDSDNSTDSLITAMMNHVYEGLFEFDENLNLTPHLAESYQIKENGLVYEVKLRENVKMHNGQTMNADDVVASFRRWLELNNGGGLIAPYFEKVEKIDQYNIRFKFEEVYAPFLNILASPVSNQKFVVRAEEVVEEFGNDVIDRHVGTGPYKYEEWVPDQKLVLTRFEDYTPSPREGSFFAGERIPYLDEIVFNFIPDAQVRVSGVQTGQFHFAEEVPRDQYQIFEMDQNIENVIIYPDRMSMLIFNNAEAPFNNKYARQAIVYALDFEELGYAMIGDSEFWRLESALHEEGNPWHVPDAGEGIYGVYDPEKAKELLDRAGYDGEPLVILSGQDNQMERQGAIAIQDQLEKIGIEVELQLFDRPTVVERRARKEGWHMHLSPFIKIVPDPQIHQGWTGTNKWISNWDSEESREMDQIFAEMLKEVDQEKRYEIMERMQAKLWDTVPYFNILDYSRLHIKRTELKNFQSGWQPFFWNTYLE